DNA from Synergistota bacterium:
CTCAAGGTATTTAAGCGGAAGAGAACCGGGTGAGCCTCCGGGAACTCTTCTTGATTTTTTCCCTGATGATTTTTTGATGTTTATAGATGAATCCCATATGACTGTACCTCAGATAAGGGGAATGTATAATGGAGATAGGTCTCGAAAAGAGACGTTGGTTGAATACGGTTTTAGGCTACCTTCTGCTTTAGATAATAGGCCTTTAAAGTGGGAGGAGTTTCAGCAATATATGAAGAAAGTCATCTTTGTCTCTGCTACTCCAGGAGATTACGAACTAGAGGTTAGTTCGCAAGTAGTTGAGCAGCTTGTCAGGCCGACAGGTATAGTTGATCCTGAAGTTGAGATAAAGCCAGCTAAAACACAAATGGACGATCTCCTTAAGGAGATAGCAGAAACTGTAGGTAAGGGTGAGAGAGTACTTGTTAATACCCTCACTAAGAAAATGGCAGAGGACATAGCGTCTTTTCTTTCGGATTTGAGTATAAGGGTAAAGTATCTTCATTCGGAAATAGATACAGTGGAGAGAGCCGAGATCCTTAAGGGGCTTAGGTTAGGTGAGTTTGATGTATTAGTTGGAGTTAATCTTTTGAGAGAGGGACTTGATCTTCCTGAGGTATCCCTCGTTGCTATTCTTGATGCAGATAGACAGGGGTTTTTAAGGAGTGAGCGTTCCTTGATTCAGATGATAGGTAGGGCTGCGCGTAACGTTAGAGGGAAAGTCATACTTTATGCTGACGAGATAACAGAATCTCTGAGAAAAGCTGTTGCTGAAACAGAGAGAAGAAGAAGAGTTCAGATGGAATTTAATCAAAGACATGGCATTACTCCTAGAACTATAGTTAAAGAGGTTAGAGACTATCTTCCGGAGGTTAGCAAAAAGTCTAGGAAGGAAGAAGTATATAGTAAGGTTACAGAAGAGATTATTCCCTATGATATTTCTCCTGAGGAGAAAAAAGCATTAATCTCCTCTTTGGAAAAGGAAATGTGGAATGCTGTGGAGCGACTCGACTTTGAAAAAGCTGCTGAAATTAGAGATATTTTATCTTTACTAAAAGGAGGAGAAAGAGATTAATGAAAGCTATAAAAGATATAGTATGGTGGGTTTTTGTAAACGTAAGGTTGATAACTATTATTTCGGTGGTTTTTAGTGTTATTGGGGCGTTTTTCGTTTATATAATGGGTGCGCTTTATATATTTAAAGTTATTTTCTCTCATATGCGAGCTGAGGAGATAC
Protein-coding regions in this window:
- the uvrB gene encoding excinuclease ABC subunit UvrB, which encodes MSKFKLVAPYPPQGDQPKAIEKLVEGVKKGYRFQTLLGVTGSGKTFTMANVIEKVGLPTLVIAHNKTLAAQLYSEFREFFPYNAVRYFVSYYDYYQPEAYVPETDTYIEKDASINEEIEKLRLSTTKALLERDDVIVVATVSCIYGIGSRKEYERVIFSVEKGMKITRRKIIERLVELYYERNDLVLERGKFRVKGDIIEIYPPYEEIGVRIELFGDEVDRISEFHILTGKMLKEKSKLCLYPAKHFVTSEEIINRAVKLIEMELEERVKWFKERGKYLEAERLELRTKYDLELLKEVGYCPGIENYSRYLSGREPGEPPGTLLDFFPDDFLMFIDESHMTVPQIRGMYNGDRSRKETLVEYGFRLPSALDNRPLKWEEFQQYMKKVIFVSATPGDYELEVSSQVVEQLVRPTGIVDPEVEIKPAKTQMDDLLKEIAETVGKGERVLVNTLTKKMAEDIASFLSDLSIRVKYLHSEIDTVERAEILKGLRLGEFDVLVGVNLLREGLDLPEVSLVAILDADRQGFLRSERSLIQMIGRAARNVRGKVILYADEITESLRKAVAETERRRRVQMEFNQRHGITPRTIVKEVRDYLPEVSKKSRKEEVYSKVTEEIIPYDISPEEKKALISSLEKEMWNAVERLDFEKAAEIRDILSLLKGGERD